One genomic window of Arachis stenosperma cultivar V10309 chromosome 10, arast.V10309.gnm1.PFL2, whole genome shotgun sequence includes the following:
- the LOC130954644 gene encoding probable polygalacturonase, translating into MESEKTNFQSVTIGSCARPSWSILFLLFTLITIFSIQLSTTTPYLFPPNWALIRPQRPVPSSSASDPITCSGFFRALPKRKLVMSIKDFGGVGDGKTSNTEAFRRAIRYMQRFQHRGGSQLNIPNGTWLTAPFNLTSDFTLFLNQGALLLASQDVKEWPIIEPLPSYGRGRERLGGRHISLIHGNGIKNVIITGDNGTVDGQGKMWWELWWNRTLEHTRGHLLELINSENVLISNLTFRNSPFWTIHPVYCRNVVIKGMTILAPLNAPNTDGIDPDSSTNVCIEDNYIESGDDLVAIKSGWDQYGITMAHPSTNIIVRRVSGTTPTCSGVGIGSEMSGGISNITIEDLHVWDSAAGVRVKSDKGRGGYISNVSISNIKMERVKIPIRFSRGSNDHPDDGWDPNAVPRFKDISISNIVSVNSTKAPVLEGIEGSSFEGLCFKNITLHGIAASTKWHCEYVSGFATKVFPVPCPDLKNTSSDSSWCSPS; encoded by the exons ATGGAATCGGAGAAAACAAACTTTCAAAGCGTGACGATAGGATCATGTGCAAGACCCTCATGGTCCatcctctttctcctctttacCCTCATCACCATCTTCTCCATTCAGCTCTCCACCACCACTCCCTACCTCTTTCCTCCCAACTGGGCCCTCATTCGCCCGCAACGACCCGTCCCTTCCTCCTCCGCATCGGATCCGATCACATGCTCCGGTTTCTTCAGGGCGCTTCCAAAGAGGAAGCTCGTCATGTCCATCAAGGACTTCGGCGGCGTCGGCGACGGCAAAACATCCAATACCGAAGCCTTCAGGAGAGCCATTCGCTACATGCAGCGCTTTCAACACCGTGGTGGGTCCCAGCTTAATATCCCTAACGGAACTTGGCTCACCGCTCCCTTCAATCTCACCTCTGATTTCACCCTTTTCTTGAACCAAGGTGCTCTTCTTTTGGCCTCTCAG GACGTAAAAGAATGGCCTATAATTGAGCCGTTGCCATCTTAtggaagaggaagagagaggTTAGGAGGAAGACATATTAGCCTTATACATGGAAATGGCATCAAGAATGTTATCATCACAG GAGATAATGGGACAGTTGATGGTCAAGGGAAGATGTGGTGGGAACTTTGGTGGAACAGAACATTGGAGCACACAAGAGGCCACCTCCTTGAACTAATTAACTCCGAAAATGTTCTCATATCAAACCTCACCTTTCGAAATTCTCCTTTTTGGACCATTCATCCTGTTTACTGCAG AAATGTTGTGATCAAAGGGATGACAATCTTGGCTCCTCTTAATGCCCCAAATACCGATGGCATAGACCCAG ACTCAAGCACCAACGTATGCATAGAAGATAACTACATAGAAAGTGGAGATGATCTAGTAGCCATCAAGAGTGGTTGGGATCAATATGGAATCACCATGGCGCATCCTAGCACAAATATCATAGTGAGGAGAGTCTCAGGCACAACCCCAACTTGTTCCGGAGTTGGAATAGGCAGTGAGATGTCCGGAGGAATTTCGAATATCACAATTGAGGATCTACATGTGTGGGATTCTGCAGCTGGTGTTCGGGTGAAATCCGATAAGGGTAGAGGTGGCTATATATCCAATGTTAGCATAAGCAACATAAAAATGGAAAGAGTGAAGATACCAATTAGGTTCAGTAGAGGTTCAAATGATCACCCGGATGATGGGTGGGATCCAAATGCTGTTCCAAGATTTAAGGACATCTCTATAAGCAACATTGTCAGTGTGAATTCGACCAAAGCACCGGTTTTAGAAGGTATAGAGGGGTCATCATTTGAAGGCTTATGCTTCAAGAATATCACACTGCATGGAATTGCCGCATCCACAAAATGGCATTGTGAATATGTATCTGGTTTTGCCACTAAGGTGTTTCCTGTTCCATGCCCCGATTTAAAGAACACTAGCAGTGATTCATCATGGTGTTCACCTTCTTGA